A region of Lycium barbarum isolate Lr01 chromosome 1, ASM1917538v2, whole genome shotgun sequence DNA encodes the following proteins:
- the LOC132601825 gene encoding 3-oxoacyl-[acyl-carrier-protein] reductase 4-like, with amino-acid sequence MATLAFNSVAATSKFHSAAANSSVRRQLSHLRLRTTLVQSSPSLQCRWSSSSSASAGVKTQVATTEQAGVEAAAKVEAPVVIVTGASRGIGKAIALALGKAGCKVLVNYARSSKEAEEVSKEIEACGGEALAFGGDVSKEEDVESMMKTVVDRWGTVDILINNAGITRDTLLMRMKKSQWQEVIELNLTGVFLCTQAAAKIMMKKKKGRIINISSVVGLVGNPGQANYSAAKAGVIGLTKSVAKEYASRNITVNAVAPGFIASDMTAKLSEDIEKKILQGVPLGRYGQPEEVAGLVEFLALNPAASYITGQVLTIDGGMVM; translated from the exons ATGGCTACTCTCGCCTTCAATTCCGTCGCCGCCACCTCCAAATTCCACTCCGCCGCGGCAAACTCATCCGTCCGTCGCCAGCTGTCACATCTCCGCCTCCGGACAACTCTTGTCCAGTCATCACCTTCCTTGCAGTGCCGCTGGTCTTCTTCCTCTTCCGCCTCTGCAG GTGTTAAAACTCAGGTGGCAACCACTGAACAAGCTGGAGTTGAGGCTGCTGCAAAGGTTGAAGCTCCCGTTGTTATTGTCACCGGAGCTTCTAGAGGAATCGGGAAGGCAATTGCTTTGGCTTTGGGAAAGGCTGGTTGTAAG GTCTTAGTGAACTATGCGAGATCTTCAAAGGAGGCAGAAGAAGTTTCCAAAGAG ATTGAAGCATGTGGTGGCGAAGCCTTGGCTTTTGGAGGCGACGTATCAAAAGAAGAAGATGTAGAATCCATGATGAAAACT GTGGTTGATCGATGGGGAACAGTTGATATCTTGATCAATAATGCAG GTATCACGCGTGATACCTTGTTGATGAGAATGAAGAAGTCCCAGTGGCAGGAGGTTATTGAGTTGAATCTTACAGGAGTTTTTCTCTGTACACAG GCTGCAGCTAAAATCatgatgaaaaagaaaaag GGTAGAATCATCAACATATCGTCTGTTGTTGGTTTAGTTGGCAATCCAGGGCAAGCCAACTATAGTGCTGCTAAAGCAGGAGTCATTGGCTTAACCAAGAGTGTTGCAAAAGAATATGCCAGCAGGAATATTACT GTTAATGCTGTTGCCCCTGGGTTCATTGCATCTGATATGACTGCCAAACTAAGTGAAGACATTGAAAAGAAAATTTTGCAAGGCGTACCCTTAG GTCGCTATGGTCAACCTGAAGAAGTTGCTGGACTGGTGGAATTCCTAGCACTCAATCCGGCAGCCAGCTATATTACTGGACAG GTCTTGACCATCGATGGTGGGATGGTTATGTAG